One Fusobacterium ulcerans DNA segment encodes these proteins:
- a CDS encoding HNH endonuclease codes for MAINKICNRCRTKYPVGMQCPNGCYVKAKKESNKFYDKYQRKNKDIYHSKQWELIRKECLSNYDNLCLYTLFKYGKAVPATMIHHIIEINTDHSKAYDIENLIPLSDEAHREVHHRYNIEDIKEVQQELKKFKRLYIEKYLEG; via the coding sequence GTGGCAATTAATAAGATATGCAATAGATGTAGAACTAAATATCCAGTAGGAATGCAATGTCCTAATGGTTGCTATGTTAAAGCTAAGAAAGAAAGTAATAAGTTCTATGATAAATATCAGAGAAAGAACAAAGATATATATCATTCTAAACAGTGGGAACTTATAAGAAAAGAATGCCTAAGCAACTATGATAATCTTTGCCTATATACATTATTCAAGTATGGTAAAGCTGTTCCAGCAACTATGATACATCATATCATAGAAATTAATACTGATCATAGCAAAGCATATGACATAGAAAATCTTATTCCTTTATCTGATGAAGCACATAGAGAAGTTCATCACAGATATAACATTGAAGATATAAAAGAAGTACAGCAAGAGCTAAAGAAATTTAAAAGACTCTATATAGAAAAATATTTGGAGGGGTAG
- a CDS encoding P27 family phage terminase small subunit, producing the protein MGAKKPLSTQKGHLTTEQQKQKELEEAKLKFIGKEHLKKAPEWLINDYAINEWKRLVKELQESPTFNNLDYNNLGAYCNALAKYAAITKEVGLKFRIGKEINNLTTLELKYSDEVKKYASLLGLTAEGKLKLMFGDTQIDKNNVKNEFGDI; encoded by the coding sequence ATGGGAGCAAAGAAACCTCTCTCAACTCAAAAAGGGCATTTGACAACTGAACAGCAAAAACAAAAAGAATTAGAAGAAGCCAAGTTGAAATTTATAGGAAAGGAACATTTAAAGAAAGCTCCAGAATGGCTTATTAATGACTATGCAATTAATGAATGGAAAAGACTTGTCAAAGAATTACAAGAAAGTCCAACATTCAATAATCTTGATTATAACAATCTAGGAGCTTACTGCAATGCATTGGCGAAGTATGCAGCTATAACTAAAGAAGTAGGTTTGAAATTTAGAATAGGAAAAGAAATCAATAACTTGACTACATTGGAATTGAAGTATTCTGATGAGGTTAAAAAATATGCTTCTTTATTAGGATTAACAGCAGAAGGAAAACTGAAACTGATGTTTGGAGATACACAAATAGATAAAAATAATGTAAAGAATGAATTTGGAGATATTTAA